The following is a genomic window from Thalassophryne amazonica chromosome 14, fThaAma1.1, whole genome shotgun sequence.
GCTGAGGATTTTCTCAGTGCATGGCTCACTGAATGCCATTAAAATGGTGGAGTGCATGTGTGCTTCATTACATTGAGGCGTGTGGGAACTACATTACACCACTAACGACTAAGACCTCAGGAACCACAGAGGTTAGGTGTGATGGTCTcacattggtgattttaatacctGATTGTCTGCGTGTTTGCACAAAAGAAAATCAGATCCCTAACTGGGGCCTGAAATCAGATGTAAAagtagcatgatggaacactgtgagaaatcagaaaagttttaaacatgtttaagaacatttatgacattttgttaaatcatgatccacaaaacCTTCACAGTCAGATGTGATTGGTGCAGAGTGGTGGTAATCTAGTGTAAAAGCAGGTGAAAGGGGATGAGTACGTGCAATAACTGGGACTCTGAGAAGGAGCCTCATTCTGATCCTCCTTCGCAAAATGAAACCTATGAAAAGCATGTGgcactcttcaacagaagacagtttttagCTAGtttttgttaacagacattttatcTTTTTGCAATAGTGTggcaaaaacccacaaataagtgTTTGGCACATGCACAGAAACAATCATATAATGGGACTCGCATGTGTATTCGACAATAATCTCTAACACCACAAATATAAAAGGGTAATGTGAATTTTGCCTCCTGTTTTGTAAAAGTGGACCCAAAATTGGGGCCAAAAACCAGCAATGAGAGACTGCCCTTAAATTACTCCAGTACCGCAAGTGTCTATTCCACATAGCTGAACTTTTCCCCTGAAAAGGACAGAACAGGTTTAGACCTTTAAACTCTGATGACATGGACCTGACTTTCTTGCTTTTATGAAGGTGAGGGCAGATCAAAGAATCACGAAGTCTTGTGTTTGTGCTTTTGTTTGGTTagtttggccaaagcagatggttgcctcactgagtctgatctgcttgacgtttcttcctgtaatttaaaaaaaaaaaaaaaaaaaatatatatatatatatatatatatatatatatatatatatatatatatatatatatatatatatatatatatatatatatatatatatatatatataatttttttttttttaactgcccgAGGGCATTTTTCTTTCACACTGTTGCTAGGGATGGGTTAATGTTCAGCACCCTGAGATGATttatgttatgatttggcactgtgTATGTAAACTGAATTTTTTGAACTGAGCGATTGTGTTCACCTTCATTCAGTTACATGTCAAAACTCATTCGTCAATATCGATAATTAGATCTGACAAATAGCATGTAATCTGCTTCTCACCCAATGGCCGctctcctgtgacccttaattggaataagtgggtgtaTATAATAATGGgtgtagaaaattaatgaatatatCAAAATCTCATTCTGGATAATAAAATTGCTTCTTTTTTAGCTTAGGAGTTATGCAAGGTGTGACCTGTGAGGACTTAAAGAAAACACAGGTTTTAATAAACTGGGGTAATAATGCTTCCCCCCTTGTGACTGGTGATTAAACTGCAGGAACTTTATGAATAAACGTGTAATTCCATTTCACTACAGCGCTTTCTGGTTATTAACACACTGTTGGAATTCTGTTTCATTGGAGGGAGTTACATGTTGCTGAGTAAGTTGGTGCTGCTGGAATTTAAATCATTTTCAAACTGGCACTTTAACTTTTGGAACTAAACAACAGTGAGGCAGAcatgctgatttaaaaaaaaaaattcagttttttttttcaaccctTATATTACATCATGATTGTCAAGGTAACAATCATACTTTATGGTGCAAAAACTCAAAACTGTAATTTGATTATTAGAGCtgcaacaaattattatttaaatattcttttaattttttttttatttatattatcaccagaacaaaatgaaaaaatatcCAAGAGTTTCCCAGAGTGAACATTATATAGGCTGTTCAAAGTGcaacaaaaacattaattaatgaattaaattaacaacagcaacaacaacaaagggAAAAACAAATTAATTTGCAATAATAATTTCTATTTAATATTCATATTATTGTCTTCCATTGATTTCCTTATGtgtgttgtggctaaacagcagtcCCCACCTGCAgttacagaaaaacaaaacacagcatgTCGTAGAAACAGGaaaaataaatacagtaaaaggaaaaatgtaatgaaataaactgtaaaattaaATAATACAGTAAATCATATGAAAATAATCAAGGACTAATATCAgggaataataatattattattatatataaataaTCACAATTACAAAAAGCATTATTTTATCTATTTTATTCCTCTTTTCATTTccacatttattcattttttcattCCATTTTGCATTACTATTTTTAATCTTTGCTTCATTCagtcatttatttttaataacttaaACACTTTAGTTCTTCTTTTATTTTCACATCATGAAACTAATCATTTGTTCAGCTGAGCACTTATGATGACCATTTCCTGGAAATTAATTATTTTTGGAAAAAGGGGGAAACTGTCAGGTTTTATTTTCACTTCTTTATTTTCCCTTACAAAATTTATAAACAAAATACACATTAGACTCAAGTCGTGTGCtgcataaattaaaataatacagAAGATATACAGCAGATTGTACGTTCAGAAAGCTGCAGTGGTTTTTttgttcttgattttttttttttttttttctttcttttttgtgcttGAGACCAAAGGCTGGGCTGGAGGAGTGAGAAGTTCCTGGAGTCATTTCTCTGTGTGTTCTGTAAGCTTTTCTCTGGAAGGCTCATTAGAGATTTGCAGAAAAGGCGTGCTGATTTCGCTGGACTGCATGTCACCTGCCACCCGCAGCAGGCAGCTGAGGACCATGTCCTTTGCCACTCCGGCCTCCAGATTTCCATCTCGACTCAGCTGCAAAGTGATCTGGTCCAGGCTGGTCATCACCAGTTCTGAGCCCAGCAGAGGACAAATAGCTCCTGCAGAATCACAACCAACGGGCCCTTCTTTAGCCATGTTCTCCATCATATACTGCTGATAAAGATCCAAGAGCTTCTGTTCCAGATAGCAGTTGAGAAGTGAGTTTGAAAAGGGCCCCTCGCGGCCCTGAAGTAAAACGCTGCGATCCCGACCACTGCTGAATTTCCATCGAGTTGAATTTCCTCTCAGGTGGCACAGAAGTCCCCCCTGAGATGTCTGTCCTGGGAAAGAATCCTCCACTTCTGGATGGACGTCACAGGACTGGAGGAAGGGCCCGGCAGGCTGGGCGTCAGTACCAACCCGGAGTTCACCATCGTTACCCGAAACAGGCAAAACATGGTCACCGCCAATAAGGAGGTCGCTGTAGTTCTGACAGATGCTCTGACAGAACGAAGGAACCAAGAAAGGGGACTCGCCGCCTGAGCCCGCCTGTGCTGGGATCTGGATCTCTGATGAGAACTGTCTGCCAGGCTCAGCTGGCCGGGGATCCAAGGACTGCAGCGGGGAAATGTGCGTCTCGGCTGAAGCGTACCTGCTGTCTGTGCTCCCCGTCTGCTCCGCAGAGATGTGACGGATGAGTGGAGGCTGACTGGTGGACCTCAGGAAAGGAGCAGCAGGAAAGGAATCCAGTTCCTCCAGTTCATAGATCAGACTGAACAGTCTGCCTTCACAAAGCATGGCtgcaaataaaagaaaaagagtGAAAACCACATGACTGTCGCAAAGAATCTAAAAGAAGAAGCACAAAAATACTTTCTACCTTTTAATGGAATCACACTTTTTGTATCAAGGGCCAAGAGTCCTTTGAgggtcttcctgtggaggctgtcAGACTTTAAATCGCTGCGTGTGCACGAGGCTGGAGTTATGTGTGAGAGGATTGTTTCACATCAAGAGGAAGTGGGCATACCACATTCTGTTTTCATTCTTTCCATTTGTGCAAAGTAAATGTTGCAGTTGGGTTAACCTGCCCATATTATATGGAAATCCAGGAAATTACATTTAGAGGATTTAAAGTCTTTTTGTCAAAAAGACGTGTGACTGGCGGTGTGATCTTCACAGGAATTACCCCAAAAACTCTGCTTCTCCTTTAAAGACGCAGCTGGCTTTAAGGTCGACATAAAAACCAGACATATTTAATGTGCCGAAAACAGAAACTGAGGATTTTTGGTTCCTTTTCTCATTTCCTAGCAGGTTGAACCACAAAATTCACCCACTGAGACGAGCAGAAGTATAACAGATATACTTTAAAATGATGGCTGCTGAGTTTTGTAGCTTTAGCTTTGCTTTTATTGTCTAAATTGTGTTCAAAATGTGATGTAAACACAAATGATCAGTTCCTTCTCAAAACGTAACTCCTTCAaaaagcctttaaaaaaaaaagaaaaaaaaaatcctgcaccGCAAAAGCTTAATAGAAGTAACTTAAACATTTTATGTCATTTTTCCCTTGAAAACTTTTTTCTATTTGAAAAGGAGGTCACAAGTATGTGGTgtgagtgagtaaagctcaaaatccttataattacTGAAAGTAAAGAACAAAGAATATTAGGCTGTTTAAACAAATGAGAGTTTTTTCATTctgtggcccttatttaaggacaGAGGCAGGAGATGTTGTTCTGCATTTCTTCCTGAAACTTtgagtaaaatgggtcattccagactttgttcagaagaacagcgtacttttattaaaaagttgattggagaggggaaaacacatcaagaagtgcagaaaataataggctgctcagctaaaatgattgCAAGTGcttaaaaatggcaacaaaaccaaaaagacgtggaagaaaacaaatACCATTTGAATGGATTGAGGAAtaagcagaatggcaaagactcagacAGTATTCAGCGCCAGGGTGATCAGAGAATGTCTAAAGTTACCTTTTAGGACTGCAACAGTTAGAAGACGAATATGTGAAGCCGAGCTATGGGCAAGAAGTCACCGCAAAGTCCCCTTGTTGGAAAAAAGGACATGctgaagagattacaatttgatttggcacaagttttacaccggatgcccttcttgacgcaaatccacattacatggagaaatgtggcaggggtggagtttgaacagaGAACCTTCCACACTAAAACTAAGAGCACTAACcacctggccaccacccctgctgtgtgtgtgtgtgtgtgtgtggtgtgtgtgtgtgtgtgtgtgtgtgtgtgtgtgtgtgtgtgtgtgtgtgtgtgtgtgtgtgtgtgtgtgtgtgtgtgtgtgtgtgtgtgtgtgtgatatatatatatatacacacacacttctgCAATTTTTACATCTTAGTTTACACTGTAAACATGTCTATTGTTGTCTCTTGCaccttatattttattttttatatttaatctTTGCTGCTACTGACTGGTTATCACCAATGAAGTGTGAttgtttattacaatgacaataaagtctctcTATTCTGTTCTCTGTGGTCTACAGtcacggccactttattaggtatgcCTTGCCAGTACtggggttggacccccttttgactTCAGaaatgccttaattcttcatggcatagatttaacaaggtgttggaaacagtccccAGATATGTTGGTTTATAtcgacatgatggcatcatgcagtcaCGCATTCACCTCTGACCTCTAACAtcaggcatttttgtccacacaactgctgcttactggatatcttctcttttttgtaccagatggttgtgtgtggaaaatcccagtagatcagcagtttctaaaATACACAGACCAGTTGTCTGATACCAataaccatgccacgttcaaagtcatttAAATCCCCCTTCTTCCCTATTCAGACGCTcactttgaacttcagcaagtcatcttcaccagatctagatgcctaaatgcattgagttgctgccatgtaattggttgattagctatttgtgtttaaCAAATAATTggccaggtgtacctaataaagtggccagtgactgTACATATATACGAGGGGATGTCAAAAAGTTTTGAGTCTTGCACATTTTTCCCAGTCGAATATTACAATGCATCACACCTGATCGACATCAATACCTTAGCGACTTATTTCATGTAGGATCATAGTGCTCACTTCAATTGTTGAGTCATAACACTGTGTGGAAGAAACAAACCCTCCAGTGTCAGTCGTGGCATTCTGTTTCACCACACAATGCACCACTCCACACCAGCCGGGTTCCCATAGACGCTGTGCACGAGTGTGGCTATGAACTTCTTCCTCACCCACCCTATTCTCCAGACCTAGCCCCTAGCGACTTCCACCTCTTTCCCAGACTGAAAACATACCTTCCGGGCCAGAGATTTGAGGATGATGATGAGCTGGTTAGGGAACCAAGATGTTGAGTTCTACCAATCAAGTATCAATGACTGGCAAACTAGATGGAACAAGTGTATGGAGTTGGAAGGGGactatgttaaaaaataaaacattatactGTAAATCCAAATATCTTGCTCTTTCTTTTGAGGCTCAAAACGTTTTGATATCCCCTCGTATGACATGTACTATTAAGTGGAATTAAATGAACAAGTTCAGACTCAGGAGCACAGGACATCATCATGTGGAATGCTGCTACTCATATTTTTCCAATAATCTGGCTTCAATTCATCATCTCTAAAATATTTGTATGCACAGGTCAGTTTCTGTACAGACTCACACTATTTGCCCTTTTTATAAATCATGTGTTTAATTGTTGTGCACCTGTTTTAGGTCTTGTTTTGATCGTGCACAATGGTTATAAATGAGACTCCTGGTGTATAGTCTCGGTAACCTGGTCTGTTTGTACGGCACAATATTCAGGTACACAGTGAATTGTACATCCTGTCCTTTCTAACATGAATTTCTGAATGAAGCTGATCTCCATCCACTGCAGCCTGCTGGATGCTTTGGCTGCTGCTCAGTATGTTTGAGTGGTGACATCCGACACACTCGTGCTGCTCAACAATGACAGCAGGATGGGTGTAGAGTTACGAACCTGTTGCTAAGGGCAACTTACAGCAAGCAAAGAGCAGAATTAGTCATTTCAGAACCTTGAACAGCGGCTGTTCTTTTTTGGGCCTTTCCCACCTCCTCCAGAGGAATATGGATGAATCTAAGGAACCTTTGGTCATTCTGAAAGATTCCATTTAGAGGAATGTTCAAGAAGATCAACAATGTTTTCCGTCCCAACCATCATGGACACAAAACAGGAGATGGTGGAGGCCTCCGAACCGAGCAGGACTACCACAGCGCTTGCACGATCAGGCTGGTGCGCAGCACCTCCATGCTCGTGGTGGGAGAGAAGAGCCACACATCCCTGAGCTCCACTTTAAAACGGAGCAAAAGCACCGTGAGCATCGAGTCCACTCTGTACTACTACCACAGGCAAGAAGACAGGATCTGGCTGTACTCTCAGAAGCAGAACTGTCTGGAGTACCTGGAGGCACTCGTGGCTTTGAGGCGACAATACACGAAGAGTGTGACAGATCTGAAGAGTagtgaccccaaggtcaccacctcctccAAAAAGAAGCCGACGCCGCCTCCGCCCTCAAAGGAACAAGTGGTAAGAATGAAAACTCtcaaagaaaacagagaaatcaatgactttttttttttgggggggggggttattttgCAGATCAAACCATCTGGCGCTGACATCCCCT
Proteins encoded in this region:
- the LOC117525260 gene encoding protein CXorf21; its protein translation is MLCEGRLFSLIYELEELDSFPAAPFLRSTSQPPLIRHISAEQTGSTDSRYASAETHISPLQSLDPRPAEPGRQFSSEIQIPAQAGSGGESPFLVPSFCQSICQNYSDLLIGGDHVLPVSGNDGELRVGTDAQPAGPFLQSCDVHPEVEDSFPGQTSQGGLLCHLRGNSTRWKFSSGRDRSVLLQGREGPFSNSLLNCYLEQKLLDLYQQYMMENMAKEGPVGCDSAGAICPLLGSELVMTSLDQITLQLSRDGNLEAGVAKDMVLSCLLRVAGDMQSSEISTPFLQISNEPSREKLTEHTEK
- the LOC117525261 gene encoding uncharacterized protein C13orf42 gives rise to the protein MFKKINNVFRPNHHGHKTGDGGGLRTEQDYHSACTIRLVRSTSMLVVGEKSHTSLSSTLKRSKSTVSIESTLYYYHRQEDRIWLYSQKQNCLEYLEALVALRRQYTKSVTDLKSSDPKVTTSSKKKPTPPPPSKEQVIKPSGADIPSEEETLQFFDNVIASCDSELMHKPFKDDGHADVDFIVASSSTEHDLHSNWVLRVPRVTDDSKDSEVNVGANKHALKNHSGSTKSRMRLQRNPIHLPKVVQSAFQTLRIKRK